In Lolium rigidum isolate FL_2022 chromosome 3, APGP_CSIRO_Lrig_0.1, whole genome shotgun sequence, the genomic window ATTGCACTGAGGACCCTAGAATAAAACACGAAAACGCGACCAGGTCCAGCTCCTTCATCACCGCAACGAATCTCGTCGGAGCCAACCTCTACGCCGCCGGGGACggaaccacttggggtgtagagGTGGGAGCTAACTCCGGCGAAACTAGAGATCCTCCGAGTCAGCATGAACGCTTGACGGAGGTTGGAGTTGCCCTGAGGACGGCCAGTCGCCGTCACAcgagcgaggaggggccgcccttcggccatgaagtacggcgacagcggcgccgtggTAATCCTCCGGTGGAGGGGCTGCCTTCCAGCCATAGGAtacggcgacagcggcgccgtgaAGAGCCTCCAAGTAGAAGCCAATGAGCTTCCCTGCTGCGGATGCAGTAGCCAGCGACGAGTAGGTGGACAACCCTCTTCTCCTTCACCACCATGATGAACAGAGAGGAGGAGACCACCGCAGCATCGCCAGACACCAGATCCGCGGGGGACTGCTTTATTTAGCCCTCCGCCGCCACACCTCCGGCTCCAACCGCCGGAGCTCcatgaggtcgaggaagaagacgacgcgGCGCCAGATCCAGCCGATGGGATCCACCACCTCTCGCCCGGCATGCACGCCATACGCCACTAGGGACCAAAACCTAACTCCACTACTACTGCTATGTACTCCGGCGCCAGCTCCTCTCCAACCTCCGGCCGGCTAGCCCggcggagagggaggaggagcggcCCGGTAAGAGCGAGGATAAGCTCAGATACTGTAGCGAGCTGAGAGGTGGGGAGGGGGGAAATGACGGTTCCCACCACCAAACTCAACTAAGACATAGATGTAGGTGTATCTTTTTATGCATTCAgtcttatttttattattatagAGCTTTATTTGCGATTAACTTTACTTGTGCATCAACTATGCTTGCTTTGTAAGCCCTGGCAATGACGAGGATTAAACATTAATCATTTCCATTGTTGAAACAATGTGTTAGATAGAGAAAATATACCTGAGGAGACAGTACGAGGTAAGGACGTCAAGTATCACAACTCACTCGAGAATACGGTAAGCAGTAAAGAGAGCAAGAGTATGTCGACAACTATTTCATAATCAATCAAATCATGCAATGTCACCGTTTTATTTAAATAATTTCACTTTTTATGCAATATATTTATGTTTTCTataccgttgcaacgcacggccaTTTTTCTAGTGAAGTATAAACCATGGATACAGAGATACGTCATGGACGAAAGAGAGTCCAGATAGTTCAGTCGTTTGAGCAAAGGCTATGCGCCGCCACATTCAACACGAGATGAAAATTGTGAGCAATTCTGGCGGTAAGATCAACACCACCCGTGCACACGCAAGCATGTCGTCTACCACGCACTACACCAGGTGGATCTGATGGTGAACCAGCACCTTGTAGAAGCTAGCGGCAAGCCACAAGCGAGGGCAGGGCATGGTCGCCTAGCAGTCTCGCTCCATCGGATGGTGCTGTCGGGTCGCTGGTGTCGGGCAGGCGTGGCGGCGTCACGTGCGTCACGCCGGTCGCCGGAGCAGCCGGGCAGGGCATGGTCGCCTGAGAGGCAGCAATGCCGGCGGACGTTTCGTCTCCGCCCCGGCACGCTGGATCAGGGCGCGCCGCTGCAGGGCGATGAGGGGCTCGCGGAGGAAGGGaaggggcggcgccgccgccaccgccgcgcgtCTGTTAGGAATCAATCGTCAGGGTCAGGGGAGAAGGAACTCGTGTGGGCCTACGACCGCGGTTGGGCTTGGCCGAGAAAACGGCCCGCAAGCCCAACTGGTTCCCAAGgtgagcgacggcggcggctgtcAGAGACCTTGAAATACCCCGCCTTGGCGCCCGAACGGTAACCGTCTCAACCGACAGCGCCGGCCTCGCCCTCTTCTCCGCCTTGCCGGAGCGCCAAGAAACCAAGAACCTCTCTCCACCGCCTCTGCTCTCTCCAGCCACCGATGGCGATGGAGCTGTGGAACGACAGGCACCACGTGTGGCTGCGGAGCCGCGGGACCGGCGACTACCTCCACGCCGACGACGACGGGGTGGGCGTCTCCCTCCAGGGGTGCCGCGCGACGCTCAACGCGGCGTGGGCGGTGCACGTCTACCACAACGACCTCGGCATGTACCTGCTCCTCCACTGCGCCGCCTACGGCACCTACCTCGCCGCCACGGCCAGGCGGGCGCCGCTCGCGCACCGCGGCTTCCGCGTCGTGCAGCGCAACTACGACCAGCCGGAGGTGCAGTCCATCATGTGGCAGGTCATCGGGGCCGGCCCTGCGACCGGGAACGCCGTCCTGCTCCGCAGCGTCGGCGGCCGCTACCTCCGCGCCAACGGCAAGTACCTCCTCGTCAACAACGCCGTCACCGTCGACGACTACGACAACATCAGCAACATGATGCACTGGATCGTCGAGCCCATCCCCGCCAGGATGGGCATGCCTGCCATTTCAGATCGCCCGATCAAGGTGACTTCGCTTCTCCGTTCTTCTCGAATTGCTTTGCTTTCGGCGGATATCCCGCGGAACTGTTTCTTGGTTCTGTTCTTGCCAAATTTGCGCTTCCACCTCCGGATTTCCAATTCTTGATTGCGTTTGTGTCTTCGATCGATCGCGAAATTCTTCAGGAGCATCTCCCCGGGGACTTCTCCGTGGTCGTTCTGCGACGCACGGTGGAGCCGTTGCGGCTGATTCGGTTCGTGCTGTCGAACAACGACGGGCTCTACCCCGAGGAGGGCTGGTCGGAGTGCCGTTTCAGGGGGAGGTCCGTGTACCGCCTGAGGAACGACCTGGCCCGCCGCCTTGGCTTCAGCCACGGGCTCTACATCCTCATGTGCGTCCGAGCGGGCCGCTACGGGAGGCTCACCCCACTCGTCCAAAACCTGCCCCGCCACCGCCATGAAGTTACCATCGAGATCGTCGTCTTCATGGAAAGGGCGCTAGGTGAGAGCCACTCTCTATGTCCCCAACTCCCTATATAGTCCCTACTGGTCTCCTTTTGGCAAGAAATACATATTGGTAGTCTTGATTGAATATGTTCTCCACAATGAGCAGATGCTGCTTGTCTTGATATTTTGGAATTGGATGTTAATCTGCTTGTGCTTGAAACAACAGTTGACTGAAACTGTTGCAGTCTGACAATCAGTTTACTGAAATAGCTGTGGCCTGAAACTGTTGCTAATTAATATGCTTCCATTACAACTTGGGACATATGCCTGAAACTATTCAATCCTGTAGATAAGTAAACACGGTTGAATGGAAACAGTAGGTATATACGTGTGCCTTGTGGATTATAAGTCTGGCTGTGTACAGATGCTAAAAGATGGTATGAGCTACCTGGTTATTTATAAACCACATGCATGTTGGTTTCATACTAGTGCATTGACTCAGTTCCTCCATTTGGTACTATTTGCCTCTAGTGAACATAATTATTATTTAGTAAACCTCGAAGAAATTATTAATCTAAAAAAGCCAAACCAGTTGACTCATCTCTCTTTTAGCCTGACAGACAAGTTGGTGATATCTGTTTAACTTTAGCCTATTCTTACTTGCCTTGAATAACCTGTGAGCAAAATCTAGGTCTATCCTACAGTACCACGTAGAAACTAGTCTATGCACATATTATTGTTTTCAGGTTCTGTTCATGAGATGTATTTTTGGTATTGTTAGAATAATTTATTTGATCAGACTCTGAGATTTAGATTGTTGTTCTCCTTCCTGTGATCTTCTTTTGCGAGAATTGCATATTGGTAGCCTTGAATTGGCTAGGCAGAATGATGTTNNNNNNNNNNNNNNNNNNNNNNNNNNNNNNNNNNNNNNNNNNNNNNNNNNNNNNNNNNNNNNNNNNNNNNNNNNNNNNNNNNNNNNNNNNNNNNNNNNNNAAaagagcgttagtccgtgttagttgtatccaaaatacacaaattagaggcaaaacaatagcaaaagtgttcgggaaagtagatacgttttggacgtatcagtgatccCGAAGAATCCGGTATCGCGAGACGGTGAGATCCCTCctttccgacgcggaagtggaacctcccgaacgtcatctccataggctcctccagatacgcatatgcatccacacgggagggcgggtgagggacaaaatcgactagaccagtttcgatctgtttacctctgtccatcgcgttgcttgacaCCGAAGATGTTGTCGATGTTGTtgagggtgttgatgatgccatcgagatcgtctcattgtcgcctctaatccccacagacggcaccaattgacaagggattaacttgtcaatgcctacaggttgtagacttgggttttcgtggaagtagagggcaaatagatctcgaaggtttcagccgaaaaggtgctcgactgctaaaagacTGGATTtgttgacaatgagattgatcctttcttcgtccctcgactcccccttatatacgaggcggagccgagggtttcatattacacaagttacaaactccgggagactctttgagttcgacccgtgaagttacaagtctctttattcctaatctatctctatttaCCATACTTGATGCTTtgttgggcttccgaacttcacaatccttcgggttatgggccttcaataaaccccgggtactatcttcagcaggcccatccgggatgcctatgtcactgagGACGCTTCTGTGATCCTCGGCTTAAAGCTCCCTGTTCAGCCCTGTGAGGACTTCAAAGCGTGGCACTATGAGCGTAATGGTGAATTTTCTGTCAGAAGTGCATATAAACTCGCTTATAACCTTCACAATGGTGTTAGGTGGCAAGCCGGGAGCAGTGAAGCTAGAGCCTTGAGGGAGCAGTGAAGTTACTGATAATTCGAGGAGTAGTTGGAAGCTCATTTGGAAGACCCAAGTTCCAACCAAGGTTAGAATTTTCGGGTGGAGAACAGCTCGTGACAATCTCGCCACCAACAAGAACAAGTTCAGGAGGACTTTGGAAACACAAGGCACCTGTACAATCTGCGGTATGTGCGACGAATCTAGCTTCCATGCTGCAGACTCATGCACCAAAGCTAGAGCCTTGAGGGAGAAGATGAGAGAACACTGGAACCTGCCGCCGGAATTCAGATTTCGGCAAACTGGTGAGGATTTGCTGCTTATCTTGGGATGTTGTAGTGATAAG contains:
- the LOC124697784 gene encoding uncharacterized protein LOC124697784 encodes the protein MELWNDRHHVWLRSRGTGDYLHADDDGVGVSLQGCRATLNAAWAVHVYHNDLGMYLLLHCAAYGTYLAATARRAPLAHRGFRVVQRNYDQPEVQSIMWQVIGAGPATGNAVLLRSVGGRYLRANGKYLLVNNAVTVDDYDNISNMMHWIVEPIPARMGMPAISDRPIKEHLPGDFSVVVLRRTVEPLRLIRFVLSNNDGLYPEEGWSECRFRGRSVYRLRNDLARRLGFSHGLYILMCVRAGRYGRLTPLVQNLPRHRHEVTIEIVVFMERALDAACLDILELDVNLLVLETTVD